From a region of the Natronogracilivirga saccharolytica genome:
- a CDS encoding Lrp/AsnC family transcriptional regulator: protein MHHLDEIDIAILKHLQKNGRAQRNKLAKIVNLSVPSVSERMRKLEEKKLIDGYHAVLNAQKFNFDIVAFIFVEVDNSSYHGSFVEKVVLEPEVQECHSITGDGSHILKITTENTVSLEKLLSRIQSWEGVKKTRSNIVLSTFKQTREIPLDHQEKAVEV, encoded by the coding sequence AAAAAAACGGACGTGCTCAGCGAAACAAACTGGCTAAAATTGTCAATCTGTCCGTGCCGTCGGTATCCGAAAGGATGCGGAAACTGGAAGAAAAAAAGCTGATTGACGGGTACCATGCCGTTTTGAATGCTCAGAAATTCAATTTCGATATAGTTGCGTTTATTTTTGTGGAAGTTGACAACTCAAGCTACCATGGCTCTTTCGTTGAAAAAGTTGTGCTCGAACCGGAAGTGCAGGAGTGTCATTCCATAACCGGTGACGGATCCCACATTCTCAAGATAACAACAGAAAATACGGTATCGCTTGAGAAGCTATTGTCGCGAATTCAGTCATGGGAAGGAGTGAAAAAGACCCGCTCCAACATTGTATTGTCCACGTTCAAACAGACACGGGAAATTCCGCTGGATCACCAGGAGAAAGCAGTCGAGGTCTGA